A section of the Rhizobium sp. Pop5 genome encodes:
- a CDS encoding cyclic nucleotide-binding domain-containing protein, with amino-acid sequence MALTDDIHLLSQLPLFKDMSEDQLRLIAFGADRRMIAAGQMLFRQGSPAESAYVVVSGSLELSTTGSDGMQRAEAIAGPGTLISELALVTLVERKFTAIAREDTGILRITRALFHRLLEEYPDAARLIQNRIRDNIAELAAKAASQFHRFS; translated from the coding sequence ATGGCGCTGACCGACGACATTCATCTGCTTTCGCAGCTTCCGCTGTTCAAGGATATGAGCGAGGATCAGCTGCGGCTGATCGCCTTCGGCGCCGACCGGCGCATGATCGCCGCCGGGCAGATGCTGTTCCGCCAGGGCTCGCCGGCCGAAAGCGCCTATGTCGTCGTCAGCGGCAGCCTGGAGCTGAGCACGACAGGCAGCGACGGTATGCAAAGAGCCGAAGCCATAGCAGGCCCTGGAACGTTGATATCAGAGCTCGCGCTGGTGACGCTGGTGGAACGCAAGTTCACCGCGATCGCGCGTGAGGATACCGGTATCCTCCGCATCACCCGCGCCCTCTTCCATCGGCTGCTGGAGGAATATCCTGACGCGGCCCGCCTGATCCAGAACCGCATCCGCGACAACATTGCCGAACTCGCGGCAAAGGCCGCGAGCCAGTTCCACCGCTTCAGCTGA
- a CDS encoding ATP-grasp domain-containing protein, with amino-acid sequence MQWILQEFEDTHKLAEALDRLGIPYTWHKVVPFVGELIPKPVVTDPGSVVLFGSYTLWRNAEANGYWPGVFKLRPFVQERAWHPYLLNGADALFLALCDIPERLPDDGRDWFLRPVDDSKEEPGDVKSTGEIIRMAERVLALDEDEIPTGSLRHDTLLMLTKPVRIMREWRLWAVNGRIVTHSLYKDGSRVIHRHEIDDDALEFGQRMVDFNPGYSPAYVIDVCRTEEGLKLLETNCLNAAGFYAADLVKLAAAIDGLARD; translated from the coding sequence ATGCAGTGGATTCTCCAGGAGTTTGAAGACACCCATAAGCTAGCCGAGGCGCTCGACCGGCTCGGTATCCCCTATACGTGGCACAAGGTCGTCCCGTTCGTCGGCGAGCTTATTCCGAAGCCCGTTGTCACCGATCCGGGCTCCGTGGTCCTGTTCGGCTCCTACACGTTGTGGAGAAATGCCGAGGCGAACGGCTACTGGCCGGGTGTGTTCAAGCTGCGTCCCTTCGTTCAGGAACGGGCGTGGCATCCTTACCTGCTCAATGGAGCTGATGCATTGTTTTTGGCCCTCTGCGACATCCCGGAGCGCCTGCCTGATGATGGGAGGGATTGGTTCCTGCGCCCCGTCGACGACAGCAAGGAAGAACCCGGCGACGTCAAATCGACCGGCGAGATCATTCGCATGGCGGAAAGAGTTCTCGCGCTCGACGAAGATGAAATTCCAACGGGATCGCTACGCCATGACACGCTTCTTATGCTCACCAAGCCCGTTCGCATCATGCGTGAATGGCGTCTCTGGGCCGTCAACGGGCGGATCGTCACCCATTCGCTCTACAAGGACGGGTCGCGTGTCATTCATCGCCACGAGATCGACGACGATGCGCTGGAGTTCGGGCAGCGCATGGTGGACTTCAATCCCGGTTATTCGCCGGCTTATGTGATCGATGTCTGTCGCACCGAAGAGGGGCTGAAGCTGCTCGAGACAAACTGTCTCAACGCCGCCGGCTTCTATGCCGCAGATCTTGTAAAGCTTGCCGCAGCGATCGATGGTCTGGCACGCGACTGA
- a CDS encoding exodeoxyribonuclease III — translation MGFSITTWNINSVRLRMPIVEQFILKHRPDILCLQETKVPNELFPAAPLRAMGYDHIIIHGQKGYHGVAIASRIPLTEDHRQDYCGVGDARHISAIFERGNRRVRLHNFYVPAGGDEPDRTINPKFGHKLDFIEEMKQLKANGETNTSAILVGDLNIAPLEHDVWSHKQLLKIVSHTPVETDGLLDVMKRGGWLDLMRHHVPASEKLYTWWSYRAKDWETADRGRRLDHIWSSSDLGPHLKRIEILKEARGWDRPSDHVPVTAHFDL, via the coding sequence ATGGGCTTTTCGATCACCACCTGGAACATCAACTCGGTCAGGCTGCGGATGCCGATCGTCGAACAGTTCATTCTCAAGCACAGGCCCGATATTCTCTGCCTGCAGGAAACCAAGGTGCCGAACGAGCTGTTTCCGGCCGCACCCCTCAGGGCGATGGGCTATGATCACATCATCATCCACGGCCAGAAGGGCTATCACGGCGTAGCGATCGCTTCGCGCATTCCGCTGACGGAGGATCACCGGCAGGATTATTGCGGCGTCGGCGATGCCCGCCACATCTCGGCGATCTTCGAGCGCGGCAATCGCCGCGTCCGCCTGCACAATTTCTATGTCCCGGCCGGCGGCGACGAGCCGGACCGTACGATCAATCCGAAATTCGGCCACAAGCTCGATTTCATCGAGGAGATGAAGCAGCTGAAGGCCAATGGGGAGACCAACACTTCCGCCATCCTCGTCGGCGATTTGAACATCGCGCCGCTGGAGCACGACGTCTGGTCGCACAAGCAGCTCCTGAAGATCGTCAGCCACACGCCGGTTGAAACCGATGGGCTGCTCGACGTGATGAAGCGCGGCGGCTGGCTCGACCTCATGCGCCATCACGTGCCGGCTAGCGAGAAGCTCTATACCTGGTGGAGCTACCGCGCCAAGGACTGGGAAACGGCCGATCGCGGCCGCCGCCTCGACCATATCTGGTCGTCCTCCGATCTCGGGCCGCATCTCAAGCGGATCGAGATCCTCAAGGAGGCACGCGGCTGGGATCGTCCTTCGGACCATGTGCCGGTGACGGCGCATTTTGATCTCTAA
- a CDS encoding outer membrane lipoprotein carrier protein LolA, which yields MSNSDSFLSGLTVTRRELLGALTVAAVSSAVPLGAFAQAAAPASGTAQAIADHFSGVTTMQGEFVQFGPRGEQTGGKFFIQRPGKLRFNYDDPSPMRVIADGKNVAIGNTKLKTWDLYPLSKTPLSLLLAQRIDLSAGMVKGVKEESDLTTIALGNNTVFGNSTITMMFDPKTYDLRQWTITDNQGKDTSVMIFNVKTGVQFDDRVFRVPYESIQGTPQSRD from the coding sequence ATGAGCAACTCCGATTCCTTCCTCTCCGGCCTGACAGTGACGCGCCGTGAACTTCTGGGCGCCCTCACTGTTGCCGCGGTGTCGAGCGCTGTTCCTCTGGGCGCCTTCGCGCAAGCGGCAGCGCCGGCCTCCGGCACCGCCCAGGCGATCGCCGACCATTTTTCCGGCGTAACGACGATGCAGGGGGAATTCGTGCAGTTCGGCCCGCGCGGCGAGCAGACCGGCGGCAAGTTCTTCATCCAGCGTCCCGGCAAGCTGCGCTTCAACTATGACGACCCGTCGCCGATGCGGGTGATCGCCGACGGCAAGAATGTCGCGATCGGCAATACCAAGCTCAAAACCTGGGATCTCTATCCGCTCTCCAAGACGCCGCTCAGTCTGCTGCTGGCGCAACGCATTGATTTGTCGGCCGGCATGGTGAAGGGCGTGAAGGAGGAATCGGACCTGACGACGATCGCGCTCGGCAACAATACAGTGTTCGGAAATTCGACCATCACCATGATGTTCGACCCGAAGACCTACGACCTGCGCCAGTGGACGATTACCGACAATCAGGGCAAGGATACGTCGGTGATGATCTTCAACGTCAAGACGGGTGTGCAGTTCGACGACCGCGTCTTTCGGGTCCCTTACGAGAGCATCCAGGGCACGCCTCAGTCGCGCGACTGA